A single Deltaproteobacteria bacterium DNA region contains:
- a CDS encoding aldolase, which produces MAKPEETRWYDREAARQARVDLAAAYRLAVRYGFHEAIDNHFSLLLPGQDALMLLNPYPLHWTEVTAGNLLLVDFEGNRLEGEHEVEPTALHIHAPLHQANPRGFRCLLHTHMPYASAIACRQGGRLEMVHQVSSRFDDDVAYLEDYNALVLDRTEGNRIARVMGDKNVLFMANHGVITAGRTVAEAFDRLYFLERACKVQVLAETGGHPLQRITGEAMDLLRRQRGEGENVAAVHHFAALKRILDREEPDYAN; this is translated from the coding sequence ATGGCGAAGCCCGAAGAAACACGGTGGTACGACCGGGAGGCGGCGCGTCAGGCGCGGGTGGATCTCGCGGCCGCCTACCGGCTGGCGGTGCGGTACGGCTTTCACGAGGCCATCGACAACCACTTCAGCCTGCTCCTGCCCGGCCAGGACGCGCTGATGCTGCTGAACCCCTATCCGCTGCACTGGACGGAAGTGACGGCCGGCAACCTCCTGCTGGTGGATTTCGAGGGCAACCGCCTCGAAGGCGAACACGAGGTGGAGCCCACCGCGTTGCACATCCACGCGCCACTGCACCAGGCCAACCCGCGGGGGTTCCGTTGCCTGCTGCACACCCACATGCCCTATGCCAGCGCCATCGCCTGCCGCCAAGGCGGACGCCTGGAGATGGTGCACCAGGTGAGCAGCCGGTTCGACGACGACGTCGCTTACCTCGAAGACTACAACGCTCTGGTGCTCGACCGCACGGAAGGGAACCGCATCGCGCGGGTGATGGGCGACAAGAACGTGCTCTTCATGGCCAATCACGGCGTGATCACCGCCGGCAGGACCGTCGCGGAGGCTTTCGACCGGCTCTACTTCCTGGAACGCGCCTGCAAGGTGCAGGTGCTGGCGGAAACGGGAGGACACCCGCTCCAACGCATCACGGGCGAGGCCATGGACCTGCTGCGACGCCAACGAGGGGAAGGCGAGAATGTGGCGGCCGTGCACCACTTCGCCGCCCTGAAACGCATTCTCGACCGGGAAGAACCGGACTACGCGAACTGA